The proteins below come from a single Juglans regia cultivar Chandler chromosome 12, Walnut 2.0, whole genome shotgun sequence genomic window:
- the LOC118344028 gene encoding uncharacterized protein LOC118344028 produces MRLLKFDEAISNETDGGKIWVFWKNELDVQVVRMSSQFVSLCITEGSNHFLGNFIYAKCNRLERQLLWEELNSDRMGGEPCFFAGDFNVIRSDIERCGGRPRNRVAIDEFNKWIHQGGLLEMNSQGGKFTWCNGQQGLSRAWAKLDRVLLDANFLSLFPTAHCLYLPRTTSDHCPMVIEFLSDPFSYGPPPFRFQQMWVEHPDFMTLVQKVWYESVIGSGLFKLATKLKKLKVALRVWNKSVFGRTNTQIAILEDKIENLENLLQRGWDDDIERELVRTSNELSSWRIREDIRLAQMAKIKWRMGGDRNTKFFHVWLSNKKHRKIHQLRTSNGLEFNSPEAIHLGAVDYFSDFLQRSNPVREVPDLSSLISSVINDEDCVRLCGIPSLVEVKEALSTIPINSSPGPRSLGNELDVYLQPLIVELKELWDQGVSTYDMVSSPEFKMHAAVMWTINDFPAYENLSRWSTKVGHEEAARNVNGMPNLDRNNDTHESGDEAPF; encoded by the exons ATGCGGTTATTGAAATTTGATGAGGCGATATCAAATGAGACTGATGGTGGTAAAATctgggtgttttggaaaaatgaattgGATGTGCAGGTGGTTCGCATGAGTTCGCAGTTTGTGTCATTATGCATTACCGAAGGAAGTAATCATTTcttgggtaattttatttatgcaaagtgtaataGGCTTGAACGACAGCTGCTTTGGGAGGAGTTGAATTCGGATAGAATGGGTGGGGAGCCGTGTTTCTTTGCTGGGGATTTCAATGTAATTCGGTCGGATATTGAGAGGTGTGGTGGGCGTCCGAGGAATAGAGTTGCaattgatgagtttaataaatgGATTCATCAGGGTGGGTTGTTGGAAATGAATTCACAAGGTGGTAagtttacatggtgtaatggtcagcaaGGTTTATCTAGAGCTTGGGCAAAGCTGGATAGAGTTTTACTTGATGCAAATTTTCTATCTCTTTTTCCGACTGCTCATTGTTTGTATCTTCCTAGGACTACATCGGACCATTGTCCTATGGTTATAGAATTTTTAagtgatcctttctcttatggtccACCTCCATTTcgttttcagcaaatgtgggttgagcatccGGATTTTATGACTCTTGTTCAAAAGGTTTGGTATGAATCGGTTATTGGTTCGGGGCTGTTTAAATTAGCCactaaacttaaaaaacttaAGGTGGCGTTGCGTGTATGGAACAAGAGTGTATTTGGGAGAACTAATACTCAGATTGCTATTCTTGAAGATAAGATTGAGAATCTGGAAAATTTGTTGCAGAGAGGTTgggatgatgatattgaaaGGGAATTAGTAAGGACTTCTAATGAGTTGTCTTCTTGGAGGATTAGGGAGGATATTAGATTGGCACAAATGGCTAAAATTAAGTGGAGAATGGGTGGTGAtaggaatacaaaattttttcatgtgtggttATCTAATAAAAAGCATAGGAAAATTCATCAGTTAAGAACCTCGAATGGGTTGGAGTTTAATTCTCCGGAAGCAATTCATCTTGGAgctgttgattatttttctgattttcttcaAAGATCTAATCCGGTTAGGGAGGTGCCTGATTTATCTAGTTTAATTTCGTCGGTTATTAATGATGAGGATTGTGTCCGGCTTTGTGGGATCCCTTCGTTGGTTGAAGTGAAAGAGGCTCTATCAActattcctattaatagttctccgg GGCCAAGGTCACTAGGGAACGAATTAGATGTATATCTGCAACCACTGATTGtagagttgaaagagttgtggGATCAGGGTGTTAGTACATATGATATGGTCTCGTCGCCagagttcaagatgcatgctgcagtgatgtggacaataaatgatttccCCGCATATGAAAATTTGTCTAGGTGgagcacaaaag TGGGTCATGAGGAGGCTGCGAGGAATGTGAATGGCATGCCAAATCTTGACAGGAACAATGACACACATGAAAGTGGGGATGAGGCACCCTTTTGA